Below is a genomic region from Sander vitreus isolate 19-12246 chromosome 15, sanVit1, whole genome shotgun sequence.
TTGCCTGTCTAACCCTGTCCTTCGTCTGACACTGCGCGTCGCAACTATCTGGTGAGTTTGAGTTTCCCCATTCAACTATTAAAAACATTAGATAAGAAGATGACATTTTGTTAATATTCTCTTCAAATAGACTTAATTAGTCTAGTTTGGCACGGCTTTAGTATTGCACTTTTTTTCGAGCACTTTGTAACACCGCTGTTCTTAGCTAGGCTATATCTTCTTTGGCACAATAAAGTAGCTTCAATAAAAATGAAGTCGTTTTTCCTAAAGTTTTACCGGAGGAACTCTCAGGACAATCCCGTGTCCTTCACACGGCTCGGCGAGGACGCGGAAGTGCCGTCGTGAGAAGCTGGCTACTACATTGTATTACTACAGTATTAGGCTACTACGTTCTCTTAATATATCCATGGGCTACTACAGTATTACTACAATATTAATACGGTGGTAGGCTTTACTGTATAGTAGCCTTCTAAGTAAAATGTAGTTGGGTAAGAATTCCTAAAAGCAGCAGCCAAAATCCGGCGGAGTCTGAgtctgtgtaactgtgtgacAGACAGTGGTCAGAAGCGGGCTGTGAGGTCAGAGGCGGTCTGTGATGTCAGTGGGTGGGCTGGGAGGTCAGAGGCGGTCTGTGATGTCAGAGGGCAGGCTGTGATGTCAGAGGGCGGGCTGTGAGGTCAGAGGTGGGCTGTGATGTCAGAGGGTGGGCTGGGAGGTCAGAGGCGGTCTGTGATGTCAGAGGGTGGGCTGGGAGGTCAGAGGCGGTCTGTGATGTCAGAGGGCGGGCTCTGAGTTCAGAGGCGGGCTGTGATGTCAGAGGGCGGGCTGTGATGTCAGAGGCGGAATGTGAGGTCAGAGGCTGGGCTGTGATGTCAGAGGGCGGGCTGTGAGTTCAGAGGTGGGCTGTGATGTCAGAGGCGGGCTGTGATGTCAGAGGGCGGGCTGTGATGTCAGAGGGCGGGCTGTGATGTCAGAGGAGGGCTGTGATGTCAGAGGAGGGCTGTGATGTCAGAGGATGGCTGTGATGTCAGAGGGCGGGCTGTGAGGAAGGGTTCGCTGGTGGAAATGGTCACTATTTATTATCGAAATTCGCTAATCTTCGCTGGACATGCGAGACTAAAGGGTTGCCAACCTAGGAGCCGGGCCCTTTGAGGGCCACCAGATACAAGTTACGGCTGGTGAGGTGATCAAtaggaggaaagaagaaaagacacaaatctgttttcagtttgaagacaatttctttaatttaattttggttcatttaataatcattttcatcctagaacaataaatatttttctttattgcattttttattaatattattattattataaaaaaatatatatatatatatatactgtatgtgtgaatgaAGGAATAGAGCAGTTCAACTAAGTTTCTCACTAGAATTGGAGTCCTCGTGGAGTGGAGAACACTCTTAGTAAATAGCTTTTAGACCTCGCAGAGAAAACGTTGGGACATACAGCAGTTCTGGGTTTCTTCACATTTCCTTTTCACATGTGGAGAATATAGTGTAGACATATTGTGGTTGGATTTTGTAAGACTGCACAATCTGCTTGTGTTTCTGACCGATATCTGGAGTTATGGAGAAATAAGTCAATAttggtctctctctgtctctgtctctgtttctcttccgGTCTTGGTCTCCCTCCCAGTCACCATGACTCATGCGTATCCCTTTCTGAGTGCTGAGCAGAAGAAGGAGCTCAGTGGCATCGCTCAGAGGATCGTAGCTGCTGGAAAAGGCATCCTGGCAGCGGATGAATCCACAGGTACGGCTGCCTGGGCGTGTCACAGGATCACACTCGTCCTGTTAACCACATGACCAACCCCAGTCCAGATCAGTGACACAGGAATCACATTCAAACCTATTAGAAGTATAAGTGAAGACATAAGGTTGTTTATTAAATCACTTGAACTGCTCAGATGACAGTAATCTGctgaaaatataaaaagcaCATACAGTGTATTCAAttttatcatttttaatcataacaagagttatctcaggacactttacagatagagtaggtctagaccaccaCACACTCagaatttacaaagacccaacaattccagcaattcccccaagagcaagcattgtATGCAATGTAGCAATGTATGCTATTCTATTGTTATACTCACTAACATACACTTTTACTACATATCTTAGTCACAGTTATTTCATAACCACAtgtaaagggtaactaccatttctTTCAGCCTACTTccctgtttctgtgtctaagtgactgatgggaacaacaatctttgacattggtccagtattaagtgagatagttaaataaacagtgatttttagcatcgtaaaatacacttcattcaaagtcgagagaaacaaaataaaactatgaaaagccgtttgggatcgtctttccacttttccaaccttcacaactctagttttggttgaaataaacacatagttcactgatttacatgtgaaaatatgttggctctctACATGctgaaagtattgttttttcaaatgaagtctggtgggtttagcgctagcgacctcaaaactgtttctggttaaacagaaagttCTTAAAGAGGTttcaaaaaggtctatctctgaagggatcctttcattAATGTTGatagacacttagaatattaatctgagcctttcaGCAAAACAGCATTTTTAGTGGACCacattgacgatgcacatttgtcccatagggttacattgcagcccggtctgtggctgccggctgcagcgatctctcttaatactggaccagtttcaaagattgttgttcccatcagtcacttagacacaaaaccaTAGGAAAATAAggttccaggttgaaaaaaaaaaacccggtagttaccctttaaggatCCTTACCAAAGGAATGGGCTAAAATGTTGGTGCAACAAACTATCTTAGACGTATGCAGTATATGGGTTGTGGACAAAATAACTTTAAtgccacagaaaaaaacaactctgtgcACCTTGTCTGTCTCCTCCAGGCAGCATGGCCAAGCGCTTCCAGGGCATCAACACTGAGAACACGGAGGAGAACCGGCGGCTTTACCGCCAGCTCCTCTTCACTGCCGATGACCAGGTCAACGCCTGCATCGGCGGCGTCATCTTCTTCCACGAGACGCTCTATCAGAAGACAGACGACGGCAAGCCCTTTGCCCTGCTGGTCAAAGAGAGGGGCATGGTGGTGGGCATCAAGGTGGACAAGGGCGTTGTTCCCCTCGCTGGCACCAACGGAGAGACGACCACTCAAGGTACACAAGGGGCAACACTGCTGTCGAAACTTTGGTACCAATAAAGCTGTAAAACTCTGTCACTCTGACTCTATTTCTACTCTGGAAAGACTATATAGTGATTGAGCTAAACTGCATGCAGATACAAAGACAGTACAAGAACGAGAGTATTTCTGTTGAAGTAGGAAAGATCTCTGTGGTAGTACAAACTCTCAGACTCCTATCCTGGCCTCTGCTTCCACGCCTTCTTTCATGGCTCAAACCAAAGCGTCTGTGCCGTGTCTCTTGTCAGGTCTGGACGGGCTCTACGAGCGCTGTGCTCAATACAAGAAGGACGGAGCTGACTTCGCCAAGTGGCGATGTGTGCTAAAGATCACCGACACCACGCCGTCAGAGCTGGCCATCATGGAGAACGCCAATGTCCTGGCTCGCTACGCCAGCATCTGCCAGATGGttagagtcacacacacacacacacacacacacacacacacacacacacacacacacacacacacacacattcttactCACCCGCAGGGAAGAACTTGAACTGTTTGGCCTCACTTTTGTTTTGGGAACCCGACAGCTTGATATGCAGGGCAGGTACTCACAACAGGTTGTTTTCTACATCCTGACTACTAGAAATCAACGAGTCATACTTTTGAACAGGTCCATTTCTGGATTACTGGTCAtggcaatgtgtgtgttttttgcacGCCAATCATGCTCTTTCATGTAGTACTCAGTCCAAACAAATGACGGGATGTAAGCTGAGTTTTAATGATGCTTTTTGTATTGTAACTGCCATGCCAGTAGAACCCCTTTGAATTGAATGAATTGAATTAAAagagtagacacacacacacacacacatttacaatccAGGACATACAGCTCAGTTAAAGAACCCTGTTGCCTTAGTGCAGTGATGTAACACAACTCAGCACACAGGGGGCCCATCAGGTTCCCTAAATGTTTAACAGTTGGTAAACAAGTCACAACCCCCAGAGAGGAAGTGCTATTTTGCTGTTGTCATGACGCTGGTTGCTATGTTGCAGCATGGCATCGTGCCCATCGTGGAGCCCGAGATCCTTCCTGACGGTGACCACGACCTGCAGCGCTGCCAGTATGTGACTGAGAAGGTGagtgtgtggggggtgggggggtgggtcACTTGACCTTTGAAATAACAACAGATATTAGTCGTTGTGGCTCTTACTAATGCAGGAACATGTCAACATCACTCTGAATTTGGCATGCTCTCAGCAGAACAAGGTGTGCAGCAATGTGGTAACGCGTGGTGCGTATTTATCATTTTGATTGGAGTGGTTTTGATCGTGTCTCATCAGGCCATGTTCTTCTGGTGTTACCAGCTGGAGGTAACAGTGAGGGTCCTGGTGTTTACTGTTACAGCAGCCTCAGAACTCGGCACATCCACTTCAGTTTGAGTACAGAACCAGACATAAAGCAGCTGCTTCGGTTTACTTTTCCATATAAAAATTAGAAAAAGCAGTGGACCTTTATTGTTAACTTCAGAGGTCCATCAAACACAGAGGTATATGCCAGATCACCAACGTTATTAGTTATTCATcctgaggaggggggggggggcatgacTGAACCAAATTTGATAGTTACTGTGGTATTTCCCTCTAAACTACAAATGTCAAACTCATTGTGGCGCTTAAAGGCAAACCAAAATCAGTAAGACTCTGGAGACCATGAATGTTTGTACAATATTTCAcatagagcccgaccgatatatatcggcgggccgatattatcggcagatattaggcattttccaaactatcggtatcggcatttataatggccgataaaaaaaataaaataaaaacggaccaAACACCCTTcgaccatgttctgagtgttggcgttgcatagtctgtccaccagagggagcTCTACAACGTCACCGTTGGCAACACTCtttgattatttttgttgttattgtgtttttggtcAAAGGACTTGAAGTTTCATattttaagtttgtatttttatacattttatatatcagaactttaatatattttgatgttcctctgttctggtGTGAcaataaaaagttaatttttaaaactgcattattttagtgaggactcataaataactacaaataactaatgttagggaaatctgtttatgtcggaatatcggatttttaaatcaccacaTATCGGTATTTGCATCAATGtcagccttaaaaatcctttatcggtcgggctctaatttCATAACAATCcgacagttgttgagatatttctgtctggaccaaagtggtgcaCCGACCAACCAGCATCGCCATCCGTCCATCTTTTTAAACCACGCCAGCTGCTTGGTGTTTACATGAATGCAGCGTCACAGGCACAGTTCTACAAATAAACCCTATTTGTTGCTTTCAGCCCATTAATCTCAGTCATGTTCCATAGGGGGAAGGGACTGCTGTCTGTTTTTATACTACCATTCAGGGGCACCAAAGAGACTATTCTCAGTGACTTTACAGACCCACAGCGGTCAGTCTGTTTACTGGAACCAGGGGACCCAGCGTTGCTCTATCTTTCAGGTGTTGGCAGCGGTCTACAAGGCCCTGTCTGACCACCACGTCTACCTGGAGGGCACGCTGCTCAAACCCAACATGGTGACCGCTGGACACTCCTGCCCTAGAAAGTACAGCGCTCAAG
It encodes:
- the LOC144530616 gene encoding fructose-bisphosphate aldolase A-like, with the protein product MTHAYPFLSAEQKKELSGIAQRIVAAGKGILAADESTGSMAKRFQGINTENTEENRRLYRQLLFTADDQVNACIGGVIFFHETLYQKTDDGKPFALLVKERGMVVGIKVDKGVVPLAGTNGETTTQGLDGLYERCAQYKKDGADFAKWRCVLKITDTTPSELAIMENANVLARYASICQMHGIVPIVEPEILPDGDHDLQRCQYVTEKVLAAVYKALSDHHVYLEGTLLKPNMVTAGHSCPRKYSAQEIAMATVSALRRTVPPAVPGVTFLSGGQSEAEATANLNAINQCALHRPWALTFSYGRALQASALKAWGGKKENGKACQEEYVRRALDNSKAALGKYVSSGEKGASAQESLFVADHAY